From a region of the Armatimonas rosea genome:
- a CDS encoding M20/M25/M40 family metallo-hydrolase — protein MSRLLDTFLTLVHFNTPSRHEKPVSEWAAAYLEKLGFTVTFDDAHTRLPGELGSIGNLIAFKKGTVEGAPGIFFSSHFDTVEPTPGLEVKIDGDTISAASDTILGADDKCGMAPILEAMTRLHESGEPHGDIQLLLMICEEIGLVGARLLDPKLIKAKYGFVLDAGPPIGTMTVAAPAQNSFRVTITGKQSHAGAEPEKGISAIVAASNAISKMTLGRIDAETTANIGTIHGGLARNIVPGEVVIVAEARSRVQAKLEAQTAHMREVFEREAAALGATAQVEVIGEYPAYRLEQDSPVLKLAARAAEACGFPVGYAESGGGSDGNHFNAYGVPTTVLATGMQKVHTHDEFCSLSEMEQDTQWIVEIVRAAAAEGA, from the coding sequence ATGTCTAGACTACTCGACACTTTTCTGACCCTCGTTCACTTCAACACCCCCTCCCGTCACGAGAAGCCGGTCTCGGAGTGGGCTGCAGCCTACCTGGAGAAACTGGGCTTCACGGTCACCTTCGACGATGCCCATACGCGGCTTCCGGGGGAACTAGGGAGCATTGGCAACCTGATCGCCTTCAAAAAAGGCACGGTAGAGGGCGCTCCGGGGATCTTTTTCTCGTCGCACTTCGATACGGTCGAGCCCACCCCCGGCCTGGAGGTCAAGATCGACGGCGACACGATCTCGGCGGCATCGGACACGATCTTAGGCGCCGACGATAAGTGCGGCATGGCCCCGATCCTGGAGGCGATGACCCGGCTCCACGAGTCTGGCGAGCCCCACGGGGATATCCAGCTCTTGCTGATGATCTGCGAGGAGATCGGTCTTGTGGGAGCGCGCCTGCTCGACCCGAAGCTCATCAAGGCAAAATACGGCTTCGTGCTGGATGCCGGGCCTCCGATCGGCACGATGACAGTCGCGGCACCGGCGCAGAACTCGTTTCGGGTGACGATCACAGGGAAGCAGTCCCACGCGGGCGCGGAGCCGGAGAAGGGTATCAGCGCGATTGTGGCGGCCTCCAATGCGATCAGCAAGATGACCCTAGGGCGGATCGATGCGGAGACAACGGCCAATATCGGCACGATCCACGGAGGCTTGGCGCGCAATATCGTCCCCGGTGAGGTCGTGATTGTCGCGGAGGCACGCTCGCGGGTGCAGGCGAAGCTGGAGGCACAGACCGCCCACATGCGCGAGGTCTTTGAGCGCGAGGCCGCCGCACTGGGCGCGACCGCGCAGGTCGAGGTGATCGGGGAGTACCCCGCCTACCGCCTGGAGCAAGACAGCCCCGTCCTGAAGCTCGCCGCCCGCGCCGCGGAGGCCTGTGGCTTCCCCGTGGGCTACGCCGAGTCGGGCGGCGGCTCCGATGGCAACCACTTCAATGCCTACGGCGTCCCAACCACGGTCTTGGCGACCGGTATGCAAAAAGTGCACACACACGACGAGTTCTGTAGCCTCTCGGAGATGGAGCAAGACACCCAGTGGATTGTCGAGATTGTCCGAGCGGCGGCTGCTGAAGGAGCATAG
- a CDS encoding rhamnulokinase → MARILALDLGAESGRGVVGALTDAGTLTLEEVHRFPTGGVKLGAHLHWDLPFFMRELHTAIEKAELGGALSSLGVDTWGVDFGLLGPRGELVGLPVHYRDPRTVGMVEKVYEKVPKAAIFARVGIQTMALNTLFQVAALAEQSPGLVEASEKLLFMPDLLHYLLTGTAQVEYAIASTSQMLDATTRHWATETLAPLGLPLHLLGEVVPDGTQYGSFRNIPVIAPGGHDTACAVAAVPAEPGENWAYLSSGTWSLMGLEIPSPILTPEAEAANVTNEGGVLGTIRLLKNIGGLWLVQECRRAYARLGSERSYDQLTRLAGDATPLAALVDPDHPSLYAPDDMPKAIRELCTATGQTPPEGIGATIRCCLDSLGLKYRVTLAMLERLTGRKIDTLHIVGGGSQNRLLNQIAADATGCRVVTGPVEATAIGNILLQARAQGLITGLDELRAIVRASFPVETYQPDPAMTARFAEAAQRAGW, encoded by the coding sequence ATGGCACGGATTCTGGCACTGGACTTAGGGGCAGAGAGTGGGCGCGGCGTGGTCGGCGCGCTCACCGATGCGGGGACGCTCACGCTCGAAGAGGTGCACCGCTTCCCCACAGGGGGCGTGAAGCTCGGGGCGCACCTGCACTGGGACCTCCCGTTTTTCATGCGAGAGCTACACACCGCAATCGAGAAGGCCGAGCTCGGGGGGGCGCTCTCCAGCCTCGGGGTGGATACCTGGGGCGTGGATTTTGGCCTGCTCGGGCCGCGGGGCGAGCTTGTCGGGCTTCCCGTGCACTACCGCGACCCGCGGACCGTGGGGATGGTGGAGAAGGTCTACGAAAAGGTCCCGAAGGCCGCTATCTTCGCCCGTGTCGGCATCCAGACCATGGCGCTCAACACCCTCTTTCAGGTGGCCGCGCTGGCGGAGCAGTCGCCGGGGCTGGTCGAGGCGAGTGAGAAGCTGCTCTTCATGCCGGACTTGCTCCACTACCTGCTGACGGGCACCGCGCAGGTGGAGTACGCGATCGCCAGCACCAGCCAGATGCTCGATGCGACGACCCGTCACTGGGCCACCGAGACCCTCGCGCCGCTGGGGCTGCCCCTGCACCTGCTGGGCGAGGTGGTCCCCGATGGCACGCAGTACGGGAGCTTTCGGAACATTCCTGTGATCGCTCCGGGCGGCCACGACACGGCCTGTGCGGTTGCGGCGGTCCCTGCGGAGCCAGGCGAGAACTGGGCCTATCTCTCCAGTGGCACCTGGTCGCTGATGGGGCTGGAGATTCCCTCCCCGATCCTCACCCCCGAGGCGGAGGCGGCCAATGTGACCAACGAGGGCGGCGTGCTGGGAACCATCCGGCTCCTGAAGAATATCGGGGGACTCTGGCTGGTGCAGGAGTGCCGCCGCGCCTACGCTCGCCTCGGCAGTGAGCGCAGCTACGACCAGCTGACACGCCTTGCGGGCGATGCCACGCCGCTGGCCGCTCTGGTAGACCCGGACCATCCGAGCCTCTACGCCCCCGACGACATGCCCAAGGCGATCCGTGAGCTCTGCACCGCGACGGGCCAGACACCGCCTGAGGGGATTGGGGCGACCATTCGCTGTTGCTTGGACTCTCTGGGGCTAAAGTACCGGGTGACCCTGGCGATGCTGGAGCGGCTGACCGGACGAAAGATCGACACGCTGCATATCGTGGGGGGAGGCTCGCAGAACCGGCTCCTAAACCAGATCGCGGCGGACGCCACGGGCTGCCGTGTGGTGACGGGACCGGTGGAGGCGACCGCGATTGGAAATATCTTGCTCCAGGCGCGTGCCCAAGGGCTGATCACGGGCCTCGACGAGCTCCGCGCGATCGTGCGCGCGTCGTTTCCGGTCGAGACCTACCAGCCCGATCCTGCGATGACCGCTCGCTTCGCTGAGGCGGCCCAGAGAGCGGGCTGGTAG
- the dprA gene encoding DNA-processing protein DprA gives MTHAAPSRTFLACHRLAEAMLPPPRLRALLHATQGDPEEALRCRTGLTPRQAERLDQATKAPVATRLLDQAESRGVHALLCTAPGYPADLNHFEDSPPILFLRGSLPTATGLAIVGSRRATTYGKTQAARFARAFVEAGFAVVSGGAAGIDTAAHKSTLEAGGSTVAVVACGLDYVYPAENRELFEQLVARGGALVSEFSLGTRPEPWRFPARNRIIAALSQVTVVIESPEQSGALITARNAAEYGRDVWVVPGPVDTGRSRGGHKLVQDGAALADAPEDILEALATGPQVVNLALPLEVEEREPARPPLPELPSDEAALLAQLSGTAVGLDDAAEAAGLAPAQALVAATMLEMKGLIRRQPGNHFTRS, from the coding sequence ATGACACACGCCGCTCCCAGCCGTACGTTCCTTGCCTGCCATCGCCTCGCAGAAGCGATGCTCCCCCCACCACGGCTCCGTGCCCTCCTTCATGCCACCCAAGGCGACCCCGAAGAGGCACTCCGTTGCCGCACAGGACTCACCCCACGCCAGGCAGAGCGCCTCGACCAAGCTACCAAGGCACCTGTGGCGACGCGCCTGCTCGACCAAGCGGAGTCGCGGGGAGTCCATGCCCTACTGTGCACCGCCCCCGGCTATCCCGCCGATCTCAACCACTTCGAGGACTCCCCCCCGATTCTCTTTCTGCGCGGAAGCCTCCCCACGGCCACAGGCCTGGCCATTGTCGGCTCGCGACGGGCTACCACCTACGGCAAGACACAGGCAGCTCGGTTTGCACGCGCCTTCGTCGAGGCCGGCTTCGCTGTGGTCTCGGGAGGTGCCGCGGGCATCGACACCGCCGCCCATAAAAGCACTCTGGAGGCGGGAGGGAGCACGGTCGCGGTCGTCGCCTGCGGCCTGGACTATGTCTATCCCGCTGAGAACCGCGAGCTCTTTGAGCAGCTTGTCGCGCGGGGCGGAGCCCTGGTCAGCGAGTTCTCGCTCGGCACCCGCCCCGAGCCCTGGCGCTTTCCCGCACGCAACCGGATCATCGCGGCGCTCTCACAGGTCACGGTGGTGATAGAATCACCTGAGCAGTCGGGCGCACTCATCACCGCACGCAATGCGGCAGAGTACGGCCGTGATGTCTGGGTAGTGCCGGGGCCGGTGGACACGGGGCGCTCGCGCGGAGGGCACAAGCTGGTCCAAGACGGTGCCGCGCTGGCGGACGCACCAGAGGATATTCTTGAGGCGCTTGCTACCGGCCCGCAGGTAGTGAACCTAGCACTGCCTCTTGAAGTCGAAGAGAGAGAGCCGGCGCGGCCACCTCTACCGGAGCTCCCCTCCGACGAGGCGGCACTTCTGGCACAGCTCTCGGGCACCGCGGTGGGCCTAGACGATGCCGCAGAGGCGGCAGGGCTCGCTCCGGCACAAGCGCTGGTCGCAGCGACTATGCTGGAGATGAAGGGGCTGATTCGACGTCAGCCGGGAAATCACTTTACACGATCCTAG
- a CDS encoding PQQ-binding-like beta-propeller repeat protein encodes MRISHRTQRARVGAAAALALTAALATVGVAMAADWPQLRGDTQRSGIAAEAIKPPLAVLWRFTGGVQTNNLTSPVIVGDTVYFSTRASAQQGGILYALNVKTGQRKWSYPNDPNGMSSGAYFTTSATYAKGKLYIGSSSGTLYILDAETGKEVGGPFQLGRRIESAPVVDNDTLYFGCNDGMFYALDTQTGERRWTRMDARNRKTVGYAYAAGEGVSSAPLQAGDMMLFQTSDNQVHGLKQATGNFRWKTRLPYTFLPNGMSFSGNSIFVATGPALYSVLPASGSIRWYRNLPNDILAAPAISDGIAYVGCKDSVGDGGLLYAIKDNGREQWKTAVKIPFAPAGAPVISGDVIYVPGQRGTVMALDKSEGTLLWTYRVQPSANRQSTNPGTETAVVAPLALSGGTLFALSGDGTLTAFRADAPDSAGPIINDLYPKSGAAVNGKPPFRIAAKLSDEGSGLNPDTISGALDGRDVTLTYDFKKSTIFYATKSTGRLVDPPLADGRHEFTLRAKDWRGNETVQTWSFIVDNSLPIKPVTPTTNNNRLGGPGGPGGGSGSKGGGGLGGGSRGPGG; translated from the coding sequence ATGCGAATTTCTCATCGCACTCAACGCGCCCGCGTCGGCGCAGCAGCCGCGCTGGCACTGACCGCTGCACTTGCTACTGTCGGAGTGGCGATGGCGGCAGACTGGCCCCAGCTCCGCGGGGACACGCAGCGCTCGGGGATTGCCGCCGAGGCAATCAAGCCGCCGCTGGCGGTTCTCTGGCGTTTTACGGGAGGCGTTCAGACCAATAATCTGACGTCGCCGGTTATTGTCGGGGATACTGTCTACTTTAGTACCCGCGCTAGCGCTCAGCAGGGAGGGATCCTCTATGCCCTCAATGTGAAGACAGGTCAGCGCAAGTGGTCGTACCCCAATGATCCCAACGGCATGTCCAGTGGTGCATACTTCACCACCTCGGCGACCTACGCAAAGGGCAAGCTCTACATTGGCTCGTCGAGTGGGACGCTCTACATTCTGGATGCAGAGACAGGAAAAGAGGTTGGTGGTCCTTTCCAGCTCGGACGGCGAATCGAGTCCGCGCCCGTGGTGGACAACGACACCCTCTACTTCGGCTGTAACGACGGCATGTTCTACGCTCTGGACACCCAGACCGGTGAGCGCCGCTGGACCCGCATGGACGCCCGCAACCGCAAGACGGTGGGCTATGCCTATGCGGCGGGCGAGGGCGTGAGCTCTGCCCCCCTCCAGGCAGGCGACATGATGCTCTTCCAGACGTCGGACAACCAGGTTCATGGACTGAAGCAGGCAACCGGAAACTTCCGCTGGAAGACCCGCTTGCCCTACACCTTCTTGCCCAATGGCATGAGCTTCAGCGGCAACAGCATCTTTGTGGCAACCGGCCCTGCGCTCTACTCGGTTCTGCCGGCCTCGGGCTCGATCCGCTGGTACCGCAACCTCCCCAACGATATCCTCGCGGCCCCCGCGATCTCCGACGGGATCGCCTACGTGGGCTGTAAAGACAGCGTAGGCGACGGTGGTCTGCTCTATGCGATCAAGGACAATGGCCGCGAGCAGTGGAAGACCGCGGTGAAGATTCCCTTCGCCCCCGCCGGTGCCCCCGTGATCTCCGGTGATGTGATCTACGTCCCGGGCCAGCGTGGGACGGTCATGGCCCTGGATAAGAGCGAGGGGACCCTGCTCTGGACCTACCGGGTACAGCCGTCGGCCAACCGCCAGTCCACCAATCCCGGGACAGAGACCGCCGTGGTCGCTCCCCTGGCTCTCTCCGGGGGGACGCTCTTTGCGCTCTCCGGCGATGGTACGCTCACCGCTTTCCGCGCCGATGCACCGGACTCCGCCGGACCGATCATCAACGACCTCTATCCCAAGTCTGGGGCTGCGGTCAATGGTAAGCCCCCGTTCCGAATCGCTGCAAAGCTCAGCGACGAAGGCAGTGGGCTGAATCCTGACACGATCTCTGGGGCGCTGGACGGTCGAGATGTCACCCTCACCTACGACTTCAAGAAATCCACGATCTTCTATGCCACGAAGTCGACGGGCCGCTTGGTCGATCCCCCGCTCGCGGATGGTCGCCATGAGTTCACGCTCCGTGCAAAGGACTGGCGCGGCAATGAGACGGTGCAGACCTGGTCGTTTATCGTCGATAACTCCCTGCCCATCAAACCGGTCACTCCTACCACGAACAACAACCGCTTGGGTGGCCCTGGTGGCCCCGGCGGGGGTAGCGGAAGCAAGGGTGGTGGAGGCCTGGGTGGCGGCAGCCGAGGCCCGGGCGGGTAG
- a CDS encoding glycosyltransferase family 4 protein gives MRLLLHCPFVLAENTGITRYLRGLLQALATHAPDLEIHCLIPPGWKGLPAPLIPVPLTIHSGGGAGHPLGRLLRESAFLRRLHRESPFDLFHSPFGYLPFSVPTPSALTVPDLRALRLPRSFSPLRGAFLRTLLPRSIRRAAAILPMSEFTRQELLTLVPGSTEKKIFVAYPGVDAFWQAPATPDERAAFRARLSGAFFLAVGTREPHKNLGVLLAALEQLPEKKLALVGRTFASGRQQALTPPPNAVFLGRLTDTELRAAYAEAQAYCFPSLYEGFGYPPLEALAQGCPVVAADIPVLREVLGSDATFASPHDPAALAAALTSARYTHAPSYTWEAHVAVLRRAYHAILSP, from the coding sequence ATGCGTCTTCTCCTTCACTGTCCCTTCGTTTTGGCAGAAAATACCGGGATTACACGCTACCTTCGCGGCCTCCTTCAGGCGCTAGCAACCCACGCTCCCGACCTGGAGATCCACTGCCTGATCCCTCCTGGCTGGAAGGGGCTACCCGCGCCGCTTATTCCCGTCCCGCTGACCATCCACTCGGGCGGCGGCGCGGGCCACCCGCTGGGCCGGCTCCTGCGCGAGAGCGCTTTCTTGCGCCGTCTCCACCGAGAAAGCCCCTTTGACCTCTTCCACTCGCCCTTTGGCTACCTACCTTTCTCCGTTCCCACGCCCAGCGCGCTGACCGTCCCCGACCTACGCGCCCTCCGCCTCCCCCGCAGTTTCTCACCCCTCCGCGGGGCGTTCTTGCGGACACTCCTGCCCCGCTCGATCCGTCGCGCCGCCGCTATCTTGCCGATGTCGGAGTTCACGCGCCAGGAGCTCTTGACACTCGTGCCGGGCTCTACAGAAAAAAAAATATTTGTTGCCTATCCCGGAGTCGATGCCTTCTGGCAGGCTCCGGCCACCCCCGACGAGCGTGCGGCCTTTCGGGCGCGGCTCTCGGGCGCGTTTTTCTTGGCTGTGGGGACGCGTGAGCCGCATAAAAACTTAGGGGTGCTCCTTGCCGCTCTAGAGCAGCTCCCAGAGAAAAAGCTGGCGCTGGTGGGCCGGACCTTCGCCAGCGGCCGCCAGCAGGCCCTGACCCCACCGCCCAATGCGGTCTTTCTGGGGCGCTTGACCGACACCGAGCTACGCGCCGCCTACGCCGAGGCGCAGGCCTACTGCTTTCCGTCGCTCTACGAAGGCTTTGGCTACCCACCCTTGGAGGCGCTGGCGCAGGGCTGCCCCGTGGTCGCGGCCGATATCCCGGTCCTGCGTGAGGTTCTGGGAAGCGACGCGACCTTTGCCAGCCCCCACGACCCCGCCGCGCTGGCCGCGGCCCTCACAAGCGCCCGCTACACGCACGCGCCCTCCTACACCTGGGAGGCCCATGTCGCCGTCCTGCGCCGGGCCTACCATGCTATACTGTCCCCGTGA
- a CDS encoding ATP-binding cassette domain-containing protein, which translates to MITPDIQLDRITVRFGSVTALDDVSLALPPGARVAVVGENGAGKSTLMKVLFGLLPPDSGQLRLGTVPTRFSSPREAIAAGIGMVQQHFDLIPSFTVAENIVLGGEPRAGLRLDRNRAEAEVAWLSRESGLLVSPTLRVEELSVAAQQRVEILKALYRKARVLILDEPTATLAPPEARELWAATRRLSESGVTVVFITHKLDEVMANADSVTVLRRGKHILTTKTAETTPQELAAAMVGTHPPNPLPSPKEGGARVGEGLTLQNLTVRNDRGAVALRGVSLTVAPGEIVGIAGVDGSGQTELIEAVVGLRVPESGTIQAPAAVGFIPEDRHRHAVAQSFTLAENAVLGRHREAAFVGAGGIVKQGAVRAFLAERASAFDVRGGDQPKAAMRSLSGGNQQKLVLARELSKSPKLIVASQPTRGLDFAATAFVHERLREAAQSGAAVLVQSLDLAEVLALSDRVAVLFEGKLVGIVERAEATEERIGALMTGIWYI; encoded by the coding sequence GTGATCACGCCCGACATTCAGCTGGATCGAATCACGGTACGCTTTGGCTCTGTCACGGCGCTGGACGATGTCTCGCTGGCCCTGCCGCCGGGGGCGCGTGTCGCGGTGGTGGGGGAGAACGGTGCGGGCAAGTCCACCCTGATGAAGGTGCTCTTTGGCCTGCTCCCCCCCGACTCCGGCCAGCTACGCCTAGGCACGGTCCCCACCCGGTTTTCGTCCCCACGCGAGGCGATCGCCGCCGGGATTGGGATGGTGCAGCAGCACTTCGACCTGATCCCCTCCTTCACGGTCGCAGAGAATATCGTCTTGGGGGGCGAGCCACGCGCGGGGCTGCGCCTCGACCGTAACCGCGCGGAGGCCGAGGTCGCCTGGCTCTCCCGGGAGAGTGGCCTGCTGGTCTCCCCGACCCTGCGGGTGGAGGAGCTCTCCGTGGCGGCGCAGCAGCGGGTGGAGATCCTCAAGGCGCTCTACCGCAAGGCGCGTGTTCTTATTTTAGACGAGCCCACCGCGACCCTCGCCCCGCCCGAGGCACGGGAGCTCTGGGCCGCCACCCGCCGCCTCTCGGAGTCCGGGGTGACCGTGGTCTTTATCACCCACAAGCTCGATGAGGTCATGGCCAACGCGGACTCGGTGACCGTCCTGCGGCGCGGCAAGCACATCCTGACCACCAAGACCGCGGAGACGACCCCCCAGGAGCTGGCCGCGGCGATGGTGGGAACCCATCCCCCCAACCCCCTTCCCTCGCCCAAGGAAGGGGGGGCTCGCGTGGGCGAGGGCCTCACTCTGCAGAACCTGACCGTCCGCAACGACCGGGGGGCGGTGGCGCTCCGTGGGGTCTCGCTGACAGTCGCGCCGGGGGAGATCGTGGGGATCGCGGGGGTGGATGGCTCCGGGCAGACCGAGCTGATCGAGGCGGTGGTGGGGCTACGCGTGCCCGAGAGTGGGACGATCCAGGCTCCTGCTGCCGTCGGCTTTATCCCCGAGGACCGGCACCGCCACGCGGTGGCGCAGAGCTTCACGCTGGCCGAGAACGCCGTGCTGGGGCGGCACCGGGAGGCGGCGTTTGTCGGGGCGGGAGGGATCGTCAAGCAGGGCGCTGTCCGTGCGTTTCTGGCCGAGCGCGCGAGCGCCTTCGATGTGCGTGGCGGCGACCAGCCCAAGGCCGCGATGCGCTCGCTCTCGGGCGGGAACCAGCAGAAGCTTGTCTTGGCGCGGGAGCTCTCCAAGAGTCCTAAATTGATTGTCGCCTCCCAGCCCACCCGCGGTCTGGACTTCGCCGCCACGGCCTTCGTCCACGAGCGCCTCCGCGAGGCCGCCCAGAGCGGTGCTGCCGTGCTAGTGCAGTCGCTCGATCTCGCCGAGGTCCTCGCCCTCTCTGACCGCGTCGCCGTGCTTTTTGAAGGCAAACTTGTCGGCATTGTGGAGCGTGCGGAAGCCACTGAGGAGCGAATCGGGGCGCTGATGACAGGAATATGGTACATTTGA
- a CDS encoding ATP-binding protein: MKIGLQTIIMGNEIYDIENLFRSVSDLGFSGVEIAQDLDRIYFKNGRKASLKDIFLMSDDYGVSIAGICSGDLLDRLDKCIECGRFPDYMYIDRVFSGSDGDIGKLFSVFEERSSFIALHQHVYKNCDRFSVIVDQFKKYPKLKWIPDTAHLFIAGDDPIESIQLHYDKIVSIHLKDWTQAYGRSFHRYAKGFTCLGDGDCPVKEVLDLVISNKYKEWIIIEQDYVNFGTVTECISKSMFWLSDQMHEKRSDILEKEKICALNDLFEDVNDIHSRNTASKKEFELINLIYSNVRMPLSDFYSLIAKAICTLFKSEVVALWSCHPNRNDLCLLASYAKRRHIDGIIDGLPKVLSKVKYLDTIGYTIDSMKLWNSIVGSSEYSLHPWEDILRDGNSDNVYYIPVHNLYNMNQMRLVIAVYSNVKIDDQLVKTEKNSFLYHVTNAIDLCLECQCSYRSNLVNSEADKSVDIDDFIFRLRGILIKSINCMGSSLFLVNRTGDRLEYYGDEKNIYWNSKFKFYGPNLKNRKRGFTLDAWVAKRPLVIAHAQIPEFNGGFKPYVPTSTEIGDGINKHIDNVLIVPIISISQDSKVNTPSVIGVVRCRNKKCRKSDNIQKKEDFIYCPIFTDDDAAIVDVILHSSAPKIELMMADNERRKSVGRIIHEIKHPIAALSKNIDLLAFQVTNGLNPMDYVYFKDIEGWFEYFMCVFKNAHFYGVNELRRIHNLNTEYKKSLIWRDVLSSISIWTKPSIEDRGFNQADLNCNLEDFYQIPEIWIDVNLIRIAIFNVISNAIKYSYNDKNRFNIILTASVDENFYKIHCRDKGPGIHEDYREMIFEEGIRGPDEVNQYVRDGLGLGLWVVRKIMEAHDGHVAVTNLYQPTELTLFFPKKLRYNAPSKK, encoded by the coding sequence ATGAAGATTGGTTTGCAAACAATAATAATGGGGAATGAAATATATGATATTGAAAACCTGTTTCGATCGGTAAGTGATTTAGGTTTCAGTGGTGTTGAGATCGCTCAGGATTTGGATAGAATTTATTTTAAAAATGGCAGAAAAGCAAGTTTAAAAGATATTTTTTTGATGTCTGATGATTATGGGGTTAGTATAGCAGGTATTTGTTCAGGGGATTTGCTTGATAGATTAGATAAATGCATTGAGTGTGGTAGGTTTCCTGATTATATGTACATTGATAGGGTGTTTTCTGGTAGTGATGGTGACATAGGCAAATTGTTCTCTGTTTTCGAGGAAAGATCAAGTTTTATTGCATTGCACCAGCATGTCTATAAGAACTGTGACCGGTTTTCAGTTATCGTTGATCAGTTTAAAAAATATCCAAAATTGAAGTGGATACCTGATACTGCTCATTTATTTATTGCGGGTGATGATCCTATCGAATCAATACAATTACACTACGATAAAATCGTAAGTATACATTTGAAGGATTGGACGCAAGCATATGGACGTTCATTTCATCGATATGCTAAAGGATTTACATGTTTAGGGGATGGGGATTGTCCTGTGAAAGAGGTATTGGATTTAGTTATCTCTAATAAATATAAAGAATGGATTATAATAGAACAAGATTATGTTAATTTTGGGACTGTGACGGAATGTATTTCAAAATCAATGTTTTGGTTGTCTGATCAAATGCATGAAAAAAGATCTGATATTTTAGAAAAAGAAAAAATATGTGCTTTGAATGACCTTTTTGAGGATGTGAATGATATTCATAGTCGGAATACTGCTTCTAAAAAAGAATTTGAGTTGATAAATTTGATTTATAGTAACGTTAGGATGCCTTTGTCGGATTTCTATAGTCTAATTGCTAAAGCAATATGTACACTTTTTAAGTCTGAAGTTGTCGCACTATGGTCATGTCACCCGAATCGAAACGATCTGTGTTTACTCGCTAGTTACGCAAAAAGAAGACATATTGATGGAATCATTGATGGTTTACCTAAGGTTCTGAGCAAAGTTAAATATTTAGACACTATTGGTTATACGATAGATTCTATGAAATTATGGAATAGTATTGTAGGATCTAGTGAGTATAGTCTTCATCCATGGGAAGATATTCTTCGTGACGGTAACTCGGATAATGTATATTATATACCAGTACATAATTTATATAATATGAATCAAATGAGATTGGTTATAGCTGTTTATTCAAATGTGAAAATAGATGATCAACTTGTTAAGACCGAGAAAAATTCATTTTTATACCATGTGACAAATGCCATAGATTTGTGTTTGGAATGCCAATGTTCGTATAGATCCAATTTAGTTAATTCTGAAGCAGATAAGTCTGTTGATATCGACGATTTTATTTTTAGACTGCGGGGAATCTTGATTAAGTCTATTAATTGCATGGGGTCTTCGTTGTTTTTAGTGAATAGAACCGGTGATAGGTTGGAATACTATGGTGATGAAAAGAATATATATTGGAATAGTAAGTTTAAATTTTATGGTCCAAATTTAAAGAATCGTAAACGCGGGTTTACTTTAGATGCTTGGGTTGCCAAACGACCTCTTGTTATTGCACATGCCCAGATACCAGAATTTAATGGTGGTTTTAAACCATATGTTCCAACTTCAACAGAAATAGGTGATGGTATTAATAAGCACATCGATAATGTTTTAATTGTTCCTATTATATCTATATCCCAGGACAGTAAAGTAAATACACCTTCTGTTATCGGAGTAGTTAGATGTAGAAACAAAAAATGTAGAAAATCGGATAATATACAAAAAAAGGAAGATTTTATCTATTGCCCGATTTTTACAGATGATGATGCTGCTATCGTAGATGTGATACTTCATTCTTCAGCACCGAAAATTGAACTTATGATGGCTGATAATGAAAGAAGGAAGTCTGTTGGGAGGATAATACATGAGATAAAACATCCAATAGCTGCTTTAAGTAAAAATATTGATCTCTTGGCTTTTCAAGTGACGAATGGCTTGAATCCTATGGATTATGTCTATTTTAAAGATATCGAAGGATGGTTTGAATATTTCATGTGTGTGTTTAAAAATGCTCATTTTTATGGTGTTAACGAGTTGAGAAGAATTCATAACTTGAACACAGAATACAAAAAATCTCTTATATGGAGAGATGTATTGTCAAGTATATCGATATGGACAAAACCAAGTATTGAAGATAGGGGATTTAATCAGGCAGACTTAAATTGTAACTTGGAAGACTTTTATCAGATTCCTGAAATTTGGATAGACGTAAATTTAATTCGTATAGCGATATTTAATGTTATATCGAATGCCATAAAGTACTCTTATAATGATAAAAATAGGTTTAATATAATTCTGACTGCTTCTGTTGATGAGAACTTTTATAAGATTCATTGTCGTGACAAAGGCCCTGGTATACATGAAGATTACCGGGAGATGATTTTTGAAGAAGGTATTCGTGGGCCTGATGAAGTCAATCAGTATGTGCGTGATGGTCTCGGCCTTGGGCTTTGGGTAGTAAGAAAGATAATGGAAGCTCATGATGGACATGTAGCTGTTACTAATTTGTATCAACCAACTGAACTAACACTCTTTTTTCCGAAGAAACTAAGGTACAATGCTCCATCTAAAAAATGA